In the genome of Saccharomonospora viridis DSM 43017, one region contains:
- a CDS encoding D-2-hydroxyacid dehydrogenase family protein: protein MRIAILDDYQNVALELADWDSLNAEVRVFTEHIADPDELVRRLAGFDVVVAMRERTPFPESVLSRLPDLRLLVTTGQRNASIDVEAARRHGILVCGTGYLPHPTVELTWALILAACRNLPTEFQAMRDGGWQTTIGTGLRGKTLGVLGLGRLGSQVARVGQAFGMRTIAWSQNLTAERAAEHDVTAVSKDELLAASDVLTVHLVLSARTRGLIGAAELAAMKPTALLVNTSRGPIVDEDALIRALREGSIGGAALDVYDEEPLPADHPLRTLPNVVLTPHIGFVTRDVYEVFYRDAVADIAAYQAGAPVRVIEP, encoded by the coding sequence ATGCGCATCGCCATTCTCGACGACTATCAGAACGTCGCGCTCGAACTCGCGGACTGGGATTCGCTGAACGCCGAGGTGCGGGTTTTCACCGAGCACATCGCCGACCCCGACGAGTTGGTACGCCGCCTGGCGGGTTTCGACGTGGTCGTCGCCATGCGCGAGCGCACCCCCTTCCCCGAGTCGGTCCTGTCCCGGCTGCCCGACCTGCGGCTGTTGGTCACGACCGGGCAGCGCAACGCCTCCATCGACGTCGAAGCGGCGCGCCGACACGGCATCCTCGTGTGCGGCACCGGGTACCTGCCGCATCCGACGGTGGAGCTGACGTGGGCGTTGATCCTCGCCGCGTGCCGGAATCTCCCCACGGAGTTCCAGGCGATGCGTGACGGCGGCTGGCAGACCACCATCGGCACCGGCCTGCGGGGGAAGACGCTCGGAGTCCTCGGCCTCGGGCGGCTCGGCTCCCAGGTCGCCCGTGTGGGGCAGGCGTTCGGTATGCGCACCATCGCGTGGAGTCAGAACCTCACCGCTGAACGCGCTGCTGAACACGACGTCACGGCGGTGTCCAAGGACGAACTCCTCGCGGCCTCCGACGTGTTGACGGTGCACCTGGTCCTGAGTGCCCGTACCCGGGGGCTGATCGGTGCCGCGGAGCTCGCGGCGATGAAGCCGACGGCGTTGCTGGTGAACACCTCACGCGGACCGATCGTGGATGAGGACGCGTTGATCCGGGCGCTGCGGGAGGGGAGCATCGGCGGCGCCGCCCTGGACGTCTACGACGAGGAACCGTTGCCGGCCGATCATCCGCTGCGAACCCTGCCCAACGTCGTGCTGACCCCCCATATCGGATTCGTCACCCGGGACGTCTACGAGGTGTTCTACCGGGACGCCGTGGCTGACATCGCCGCCTACCAGGCGGGTGCGCCCGTGCGAGTGATAGAACCCTGA
- a CDS encoding shikimate dehydrogenase, with translation MSTVAPRRAGVLGSPVRHSLSPVLHNAAYAALGLDGWHYDAHEVDDKALPGFVRTLGDEWVGLSVTMPGKRVALEVAEEATPRAVAVGAANTLSRLPTGGWRADCTDVDGVVGALRAAGGFRPGDGRTAVVLGAGGTAAAAVAGFQELGLVDVHLVVREPARAQATAGAARRAGLDVTVHRWAETDLAALTSTAAVLVNTVPPDAVAPHVDALAAVPCVLDVIYHPWPTPLAEAVTARRSRVATGLDMLLHQAFGQVEQFTGLPAPREVMRDALREATGNILPLPLE, from the coding sequence ATGTCCACAGTGGCGCCTCGCAGGGCGGGTGTGCTCGGTTCGCCGGTGCGGCACTCGCTGTCGCCTGTGCTGCACAACGCCGCATACGCCGCTTTAGGCCTCGACGGATGGCACTACGACGCACACGAGGTCGACGACAAGGCCTTGCCGGGCTTCGTGCGGACGCTCGGCGACGAATGGGTGGGGCTGTCGGTGACCATGCCCGGTAAGCGGGTGGCACTGGAGGTGGCCGAGGAGGCCACACCGCGGGCGGTGGCCGTGGGAGCGGCCAACACCCTGTCCCGGTTGCCGACCGGAGGGTGGCGTGCGGACTGTACCGATGTGGACGGTGTCGTGGGCGCGTTGCGCGCCGCTGGAGGCTTCCGCCCCGGGGACGGGAGAACGGCAGTGGTGTTGGGCGCGGGGGGTACGGCGGCGGCGGCCGTGGCGGGGTTTCAGGAACTCGGCCTGGTCGATGTGCACCTCGTCGTGCGGGAGCCCGCGCGGGCGCAGGCGACGGCTGGGGCGGCACGTCGTGCCGGGCTCGACGTCACCGTGCACCGGTGGGCGGAGACCGACCTCGCCGCGCTCACGTCGACGGCGGCCGTACTGGTGAACACCGTCCCGCCCGACGCCGTGGCACCCCACGTGGACGCACTCGCCGCCGTGCCGTGCGTGCTCGACGTGATCTACCACCCGTGGCCGACGCCGCTGGCCGAGGCCGTGACGGCGCGGCGCAGCCGGGTGGCCACGGGACTGGACATGCTGTTGCACCAGGCGTTCGGCCAAGTGGAGCAGTTCACCGGTCTTCCCGCGCCACGTGAGGTGATGCGGGACGCGTTGCGGGAGGCCACCGGGAACATCCTGCCGTTGCCACTGGAGTGA
- a CDS encoding serine hydrolase domain-containing protein, with product MDSVRLIEQWPVDNAAAAVVKADGTVLGTHGDTARVFPLASVTKLLTAYTALIALEEGAVELDTPAGPEGSTIRHLLAHTSGLGFNEHKMLAEPGKRRLYSNAGFEQLADALTEHTGIAFDAYQEEALLQPLGMHDTVLKGSPGAGAESTVDDLTLFARELQRPTLIDQSTLDEATRVVFPGLNGVLPGFGHQKPNDWGLGFELRDHKDPHWTGKRNSPNTFGHFGQSGTFLWVDPDAGVSCIALTDRAFGPWAAQVWPEFSDAVLAELA from the coding sequence ATGGACAGTGTGCGGCTGATCGAGCAGTGGCCCGTTGACAACGCCGCGGCGGCGGTGGTGAAGGCCGACGGAACGGTTCTGGGCACCCATGGCGACACCGCCAGGGTGTTCCCCCTCGCCTCGGTCACCAAATTGCTCACCGCCTACACCGCCTTGATCGCGTTGGAAGAGGGCGCGGTGGAGCTGGACACCCCCGCGGGTCCGGAGGGCTCCACGATCCGTCACCTGCTCGCGCACACGTCCGGTCTCGGGTTCAACGAGCACAAGATGCTCGCCGAGCCCGGAAAACGCCGCCTGTACTCCAACGCGGGGTTCGAGCAGCTCGCCGACGCGCTCACCGAGCACACCGGCATCGCATTCGACGCCTACCAAGAAGAGGCCCTGCTCCAGCCGCTCGGCATGCACGACACGGTCCTCAAAGGCTCACCCGGGGCGGGAGCCGAGTCCACTGTGGATGACCTCACCCTCTTCGCCCGGGAACTGCAGCGACCGACCCTGATCGATCAATCTACTTTGGATGAGGCCACCCGGGTCGTCTTCCCCGGACTCAACGGCGTTCTTCCGGGTTTCGGTCATCAGAAACCGAACGACTGGGGTCTCGGCTTCGAGTTGCGCGACCACAAGGACCCTCACTGGACAGGGAAGCGCAACTCACCCAACACGTTCGGGCACTTCGGACAGTCCGGCACGTTCCTGTGGGTCGACCCGGACGCGGGCGTGTCCTGCATCGCGCTCACCGATCGTGCGTTCGGCCCCTGGGCGGCCCAGGTGTGGCCGGAGTTCAGCGACGCCGTACTCGCCGAACTCGCCTGA
- a CDS encoding endonuclease/exonuclease/phosphatase family protein, translating into MRKTWVVALAATMVMSATVGTAQARPGPQDTVRFATFNASLNRTAEGELLDDLSTPDDEQARAVAEVIQRSRPDVLLVNEFDYVPNNAAADAFRRNYLEVPQNGAEPIRYRYAYTAPVNTGVQTGHDLNRDGMVGGPDDAHGFGEFVGQYGMLVLSRYPIDTERVRTFRTFLWKDMPGALLPDDPATPEPADWYSPEILKTLRLSSKSHWDIPIRVGKRVVHVLAAHPTPPSFDGPEDRNGTRNHDEIRFWADYVTPGRGDYVYDDAGRRGGLSAGERFVIVGDYNADPFDGDSTDNAIQQLLDAPRVRDTAPASVGAVVAARLQGGANDAHRGRPWLDTADFGDESPGNLRVDYVLPSRGMKTGRSGVFWPVPGTRLDYLNDASDHHLVWVDVRP; encoded by the coding sequence ATGCGCAAGACGTGGGTGGTGGCGCTGGCGGCCACCATGGTGATGTCGGCGACCGTCGGAACGGCCCAGGCGAGGCCGGGTCCCCAGGACACGGTGCGCTTCGCGACGTTCAACGCCTCCCTCAACCGGACGGCCGAGGGGGAGCTGCTCGATGATCTGTCCACACCCGACGACGAACAGGCCCGCGCCGTCGCCGAGGTGATCCAGCGCAGCAGGCCCGACGTGCTGCTGGTGAACGAGTTCGACTATGTGCCGAACAACGCGGCCGCTGACGCGTTCCGCCGCAACTACCTGGAAGTCCCGCAGAACGGTGCCGAACCGATCCGCTACCGGTACGCCTACACCGCCCCGGTGAACACGGGGGTGCAGACCGGTCACGACCTCAATCGGGACGGCATGGTCGGTGGACCCGACGACGCCCACGGATTCGGTGAGTTCGTCGGGCAGTACGGCATGCTCGTCCTGTCCCGCTACCCGATCGACACCGAGCGGGTCCGGACGTTCCGGACCTTCCTGTGGAAGGACATGCCGGGCGCGTTGCTTCCCGACGATCCGGCCACGCCGGAGCCGGCGGACTGGTACTCACCCGAGATACTGAAGACACTGCGGCTGTCCTCTAAGTCCCATTGGGACATTCCCATCCGCGTCGGAAAGCGTGTCGTCCACGTGCTCGCCGCGCATCCGACTCCGCCCTCCTTCGACGGACCGGAGGACCGCAACGGAACCCGTAATCACGACGAGATCCGTTTCTGGGCCGACTACGTGACCCCCGGCCGGGGTGACTACGTCTACGACGACGCGGGCCGTCGTGGTGGACTTTCCGCGGGGGAACGGTTCGTGATCGTCGGTGACTACAACGCCGATCCGTTCGACGGGGACAGCACGGACAACGCGATCCAGCAACTCCTCGACGCGCCGCGGGTCCGGGACACCGCCCCGGCGAGCGTGGGAGCGGTCGTCGCGGCCAGGCTCCAGGGCGGAGCCAACGACGCACACCGAGGCCGGCCGTGGTTGGACACCGCGGACTTCGGCGACGAGTCGCCGGGCAATCTGCGTGTGGACTACGTGCTGCCTTCACGCGGGATGAAGACAGGCCGTAGCGGTGTCTTCTGGCCGGTGCCGGGAACCCGTCTCGATTACCTCAACGACGCCTCCGACCATCATCTGGTGTGGGTGGACGTACGCCCCTGA
- a CDS encoding endolytic transglycosylase MltG: MRRHRPSPNDGVPPDDNPTEILELDEPYDDLYDEEIEGDYRDDEDYDDYDDYEDYDDYDDRGSGSQDRASDEARDGVRDDRDDRDGLSLLDDSDEREDSEYVDEEDEEEPDTQREGRVRRLLKWAAVLAVLVGLSAAAFFGARELLGFGYEDYEGPGEDDVILHVEEGDVTSVIAAKLAELDVVASPEAFVKAGEDDERVLGIQPGYYQLKTKMSGEAAVRALVAEDARVGHLQIRAGTKLFDVIQPDESVTPGVFTLLEQASCARLNGEDTCVSAEELRKTADSVDLTELGVPEWAAEHAQDAPKGRKLEGLIAPGVYDIRPGGDAEEVLSQVLTASATRLEAAGLPDAAEQTPYTPYEILVIASIVELEGVEADFPNVSSVIYNRVEDGMRLQMDSTVNYPSKRPLLTTTEQDRLKVTPWNTYAMAGLPQTPIGAPSPQAIEAALNPADNEYRYFVKCEKDGRSCFNEEYEDHQADQKDARARGVY; this comes from the coding sequence GTGCGGCGACACAGGCCGTCACCCAACGACGGTGTCCCGCCGGACGACAATCCCACTGAGATCCTCGAACTCGACGAGCCCTACGACGATCTCTACGACGAGGAGATCGAGGGCGACTACCGGGATGACGAGGACTACGACGACTACGACGATTACGAGGACTACGACGACTACGACGATCGCGGGTCCGGCTCACAGGATCGTGCCTCCGACGAGGCCCGGGACGGCGTTCGCGATGACCGCGACGATCGGGACGGTCTCAGCCTCCTCGACGACTCCGACGAGCGTGAGGACTCGGAGTACGTCGACGAGGAGGACGAGGAGGAACCCGACACCCAACGTGAGGGGCGCGTCCGCCGGCTGCTGAAGTGGGCGGCCGTGCTCGCCGTGCTGGTCGGGCTGAGTGCCGCGGCGTTCTTCGGCGCCCGCGAATTGTTGGGCTTCGGTTACGAGGACTACGAGGGCCCCGGTGAGGACGACGTGATCCTCCATGTGGAGGAGGGTGACGTCACCAGTGTCATCGCGGCCAAGCTCGCGGAACTCGACGTGGTGGCCAGTCCGGAGGCGTTCGTCAAAGCCGGTGAGGACGACGAACGTGTGCTCGGCATCCAGCCCGGTTACTACCAGCTCAAGACCAAGATGTCCGGCGAGGCGGCCGTGCGGGCCCTCGTGGCCGAGGACGCCAGGGTCGGACACCTCCAGATCAGGGCGGGAACCAAGCTCTTCGACGTCATCCAGCCCGACGAGTCGGTGACGCCCGGGGTCTTCACGCTGTTGGAGCAGGCGTCGTGTGCGCGGCTGAACGGTGAGGACACGTGCGTGTCGGCGGAGGAGCTGCGCAAGACCGCCGATTCCGTGGACCTCACCGAACTCGGCGTGCCCGAGTGGGCCGCGGAACACGCCCAGGACGCCCCGAAGGGTCGCAAGCTGGAGGGTCTGATCGCGCCGGGTGTCTACGACATCAGGCCGGGCGGAGACGCCGAGGAGGTGCTGTCGCAGGTGTTGACGGCCTCGGCCACGAGGTTGGAGGCGGCAGGCCTGCCGGACGCCGCGGAACAGACACCGTACACCCCGTACGAGATCCTGGTCATCGCGTCGATCGTCGAATTGGAAGGCGTGGAGGCCGACTTCCCGAACGTCTCCAGCGTCATCTACAACCGGGTGGAGGACGGCATGCGGCTGCAGATGGACTCCACGGTCAACTACCCGTCGAAACGGCCGCTTCTGACCACCACCGAGCAGGATCGGCTCAAGGTCACGCCCTGGAACACCTACGCGATGGCCGGCCTGCCCCAGACACCGATCGGTGCGCCGAGTCCGCAGGCGATCGAGGCGGCGTTGAACCCGGCGGACAACGAATACAGGTACTTCGTCAAGTGCGAGAAGGACGGCCGATCGTGCTTCAACGAGGAGTACGAGGACCATCAGGCCGATCAAAAGGATGCGAGAGCTCGTGGTGTCTACTGA
- a CDS encoding HPr family phosphocarrier protein gives MAERTVTVASKIGLHARPAALVAKTAAAQSVPVTIAKDGGTPVQAASVLNLMTLGAKHGDTVVIAAEGEGAQEAVDAVADLIAQDLDG, from the coding sequence ATGGCCGAACGCACAGTGACCGTGGCGAGCAAGATCGGCCTGCACGCCCGGCCGGCCGCGCTGGTCGCCAAGACCGCCGCCGCCCAGTCCGTGCCGGTGACCATCGCCAAGGACGGCGGCACGCCCGTGCAGGCGGCCAGCGTGCTCAACCTGATGACACTCGGCGCGAAACACGGTGACACCGTGGTGATCGCCGCCGAAGGCGAGGGCGCCCAGGAGGCCGTGGACGCGGTCGCCGACCTGATCGCCCAGGACCTCGACGGATAG
- the ruvX gene encoding Holliday junction resolvase RuvX — translation MSDVRPDRPGVNDPGPGRRLAVDVGSVRVGVALSDPTPILASPLVTLSRDADTDKDLEELARLVAEHDVVEVIVGLPRTLADRHGTAAAIAADYARRLAERISPVAVRLADERLSTVSASRMLSQRGVKGRKQRAVVDQAAAVEFLQAWLDARAAAVAREAGQQ, via the coding sequence GTGAGTGACGTACGACCGGACCGGCCCGGAGTGAACGATCCCGGGCCCGGTCGGCGCCTCGCCGTCGACGTGGGGTCGGTTCGAGTCGGGGTCGCGCTGAGCGATCCCACGCCGATCCTGGCGTCCCCACTCGTTACCCTGTCGCGTGATGCCGACACCGACAAGGATCTCGAGGAGTTGGCCCGACTCGTCGCCGAACACGACGTGGTCGAGGTGATCGTGGGACTTCCGAGGACACTGGCCGACCGTCATGGCACCGCCGCCGCCATCGCCGCGGACTACGCGCGGCGACTGGCTGAGCGGATCTCACCTGTCGCGGTGCGATTGGCCGACGAAAGACTGAGCACGGTGAGTGCGAGCCGTATGCTCTCTCAGCGTGGTGTGAAGGGACGGAAGCAGCGGGCTGTGGTCGACCAGGCTGCCGCGGTGGAATTCCTGCAGGCCTGGTTGGATGCGCGCGCTGCCGCTGTCGCACGGGAGGCAGGACAGCAGTGA
- the alaS gene encoding alanine--tRNA ligase yields the protein METHEINKRFLDYFERHGHTKVPSASLILDDPTLLFVNAGMVQFKPYFLGEVPPPYPRATSVQKCVRTGDIDEVGKTTRHNTFFQMAGNFSFGDYFKQGAIELAWEFITTSQDEGGLGLNPDRLWATVYEHDAEAAALWRDVAGLPSERIQFRGPDDNYWDMGVPGPCGPCSEIYYDRGPEYGREGGPVVDEDRYLEIWNLVFMQEMRGELSPKQGHAPIGELPQKNIDTGMGVERVAYLLQGVENVYETDLVRPVITKAEEFSGRRYGADHADDVRFRVIADHARSGVMLIADGVTPGNEARGYVLRRLLRRIVRSVRLLGVHEPVLPEFAAVVRDAMAPSYPEIARDFDRISDVMRAEEEAFLATLTSGSRIFDLAAQETKRAGGTILSGDKAFQLHDTYGFPIDLTLEMAAEQGLSVDEEGFRTLMEQQRQRAKADAASRKTGHGDLSVYRKLLEEHGETEFLGYTDLQATARVLGLLVDGKPVRSASEGSVAELVLDRTPFYAEGGGQIADTGVLIGEGAELKVLDVQRLVPGLFVHRVEVVAGEVGVDTQLTASVDGTRRASIARSHSATHLVHAAVRGAYGNRAAQAGSLNTPGRMRFDFTTPKSVSDDVLTEVEEEVNDYLQTDVEVQAYTTTKDRALELGAIALFGEKYGDRVRVVDMGDYSRELCGGTHVERIGQLGLVKLVSDSSVGSGVHRVEALVGTDALRHVRKEQLLVSQLASTLKVPADEVPSRIQDVLTRLRNAEKEIEQLRLREVLNSASTLAERAREIAGVSVVAERLDQEVDAGALRKLTGEVRNRLGSRPGVVALFAPSGEGKVSFVVATTAEARDAGLAAGKLVPAFAELVGGRGGGKPDMAQGGGSRPEGVEQAIEALRAAVAANR from the coding sequence GTGGAAACTCACGAAATCAACAAGCGGTTCCTGGACTACTTCGAACGACACGGCCACACCAAGGTGCCCAGTGCGTCGCTGATCCTGGACGATCCCACGTTGCTGTTCGTCAACGCGGGCATGGTCCAGTTCAAGCCGTACTTCCTGGGCGAGGTGCCGCCGCCCTATCCCCGTGCCACGAGCGTGCAGAAGTGCGTGCGGACCGGGGACATCGACGAGGTCGGCAAGACCACCCGCCACAACACTTTCTTCCAGATGGCGGGCAACTTCTCGTTCGGTGACTACTTCAAGCAGGGCGCCATCGAACTGGCCTGGGAGTTCATCACCACCTCGCAGGACGAGGGGGGTCTGGGCCTGAACCCGGACCGCTTGTGGGCCACCGTGTACGAACACGACGCCGAAGCGGCCGCACTGTGGCGTGATGTCGCGGGACTTCCCTCGGAACGCATCCAGTTCCGGGGCCCGGACGACAACTACTGGGACATGGGTGTGCCCGGCCCGTGTGGACCGTGTTCGGAGATCTACTACGACCGGGGTCCGGAGTACGGTCGCGAGGGCGGTCCGGTGGTGGACGAGGACCGTTACCTCGAGATCTGGAACCTCGTGTTCATGCAGGAGATGCGTGGGGAGCTGAGCCCGAAGCAGGGCCACGCACCCATCGGCGAGCTCCCGCAGAAGAACATCGACACCGGCATGGGTGTCGAGCGGGTCGCCTATTTGCTGCAAGGGGTCGAGAACGTCTACGAGACCGACCTCGTACGCCCGGTCATCACCAAGGCCGAGGAGTTCTCGGGCCGCCGCTACGGCGCCGATCACGCGGACGACGTACGGTTCCGTGTGATCGCCGACCACGCCCGCTCGGGTGTCATGCTGATCGCCGACGGGGTCACGCCCGGCAACGAGGCCCGCGGCTATGTCCTGCGCAGGCTGCTGCGGCGCATCGTGCGGTCGGTGCGGCTGCTGGGCGTGCATGAGCCGGTGTTGCCGGAGTTCGCCGCGGTGGTGCGGGACGCGATGGCCCCCTCCTACCCGGAGATCGCGCGGGACTTCGACCGCATCAGCGATGTGATGCGCGCCGAGGAGGAGGCGTTCCTCGCCACACTGACCAGCGGTTCCCGCATCTTCGACCTGGCCGCCCAGGAGACCAAGCGTGCCGGTGGCACGATCCTCTCCGGGGACAAGGCGTTCCAGCTGCACGACACCTACGGCTTCCCCATCGATCTGACCTTGGAGATGGCGGCCGAGCAGGGGCTGTCGGTGGACGAAGAGGGTTTCCGCACCCTCATGGAGCAGCAGCGGCAGCGGGCGAAGGCCGACGCCGCCTCCCGCAAGACCGGCCACGGCGACTTGTCGGTCTATCGCAAGCTGCTCGAGGAGCACGGCGAGACCGAATTCCTCGGCTACACCGACCTCCAGGCCACCGCGCGTGTCCTCGGGCTGCTCGTGGACGGGAAGCCCGTCCGCTCGGCGAGCGAGGGCAGCGTCGCCGAGCTGGTGCTCGACCGCACCCCGTTCTACGCCGAGGGCGGTGGGCAGATCGCCGACACCGGTGTGTTGATCGGTGAGGGTGCCGAGCTGAAGGTCCTCGACGTGCAGCGGCTCGTGCCGGGACTGTTCGTGCACCGCGTCGAGGTCGTCGCGGGTGAGGTCGGGGTGGACACCCAGCTCACCGCGTCGGTGGACGGTACGCGCCGTGCGTCCATCGCCCGTTCGCACTCGGCCACGCACCTCGTCCACGCGGCGGTGCGCGGCGCCTACGGCAACCGTGCCGCCCAGGCGGGTTCCCTCAACACCCCCGGTCGCATGCGGTTCGACTTCACCACGCCGAAGTCGGTGTCGGACGACGTGCTCACCGAGGTGGAGGAGGAGGTCAACGACTACCTCCAGACCGACGTCGAGGTGCAGGCGTACACCACCACCAAGGACAGGGCCCTTGAACTCGGTGCGATCGCGTTGTTCGGCGAGAAGTACGGGGACAGGGTCCGTGTGGTCGACATGGGCGACTACTCACGCGAGTTGTGCGGTGGGACCCACGTGGAGCGCATCGGCCAGCTCGGTCTGGTCAAGCTCGTCAGCGACTCCTCGGTCGGTTCCGGCGTGCACCGGGTGGAGGCGCTCGTGGGCACCGACGCCCTGCGACACGTGCGTAAGGAGCAACTTTTGGTGTCGCAGTTGGCGAGCACACTCAAAGTGCCCGCCGATGAGGTGCCGTCCCGGATCCAGGATGTGTTGACCCGGCTGCGCAACGCGGAGAAGGAGATCGAGCAGCTGCGGCTGCGCGAGGTGTTGAACTCCGCGTCGACGCTCGCCGAACGGGCTCGAGAGATCGCCGGTGTCTCCGTCGTCGCCGAGCGACTCGACCAGGAGGTCGACGCCGGGGCGTTGCGCAAGCTCACCGGCGAGGTGCGTAATCGACTGGGATCGCGGCCGGGCGTGGTGGCGTTGTTCGCGCCCTCCGGTGAGGGCAAGGTGAGTTTCGTCGTCGCCACCACCGCCGAGGCGCGTGACGCCGGTCTGGCGGCGGGCAAGCTCGTCCCCGCGTTCGCCGAACTGGTCGGTGGTCGGGGTGGGGGTAAGCCCGACATGGCGCAGGGCGGTGGCAGCAGACCCGAGGGTGTCGAGCAGGCTATCGAGGCCCTCCGCGCGGCGGTCGCGGCGAACCGGTGA
- a CDS encoding DUF948 domain-containing protein — MSAGQIAALIAAGAFVLLVIFLAIALVKLGRTLDEATIAIRKAHENTDPILHGANETITHVNTQLERVDGITANAQAVSGNVSALSSVFTATLGGPLVKLAALSYGISKALRARRRKAEEGKHSRRRRKKGGRR; from the coding sequence GTGTCGGCAGGGCAGATCGCCGCGCTGATCGCCGCGGGAGCCTTCGTGTTGCTGGTGATATTTCTGGCGATCGCGTTGGTCAAGCTCGGCCGCACGCTGGACGAGGCCACGATCGCGATCCGCAAGGCGCACGAGAACACCGACCCGATCCTGCACGGGGCCAACGAGACGATCACCCACGTGAACACGCAGTTGGAGCGGGTGGACGGCATCACCGCCAACGCCCAGGCCGTCTCGGGCAACGTCTCGGCGCTGTCCTCGGTGTTCACCGCCACGCTCGGAGGCCCACTGGTGAAGCTGGCCGCGTTGTCGTACGGCATCAGCAAGGCACTGCGGGCACGTCGCCGAAAGGCCGAGGAGGGCAAGCACTCTCGCCGCAGGAGGAAGAAGGGCGGTAGGCGATGA
- a CDS encoding phosphoribosyltransferase, with the protein MPRKAVTTERVYADRSAGGLALAELVRERSWVDPVVLGLARGGVPVAAEVASALHAPLGVAVSRKIGSPGHPEFGIGAVTPHGPVVWDERSLDLLGLTHDDLEPVVERERREALRRLDLYQGDREPERLEGRDVIVVDDGLATGVTARAALRSLRESRPRTLVFAAPVCAPQAIPALREEADSVLCVSEPPFFQAVGQWYSDFSQVDDDEVVALLDRYAGGTDRYSGGGR; encoded by the coding sequence ATGCCCCGCAAAGCAGTGACCACGGAACGGGTCTACGCGGACCGCAGCGCGGGAGGACTCGCGTTGGCGGAGTTGGTGCGGGAGAGGTCCTGGGTCGACCCGGTGGTCCTCGGCCTGGCCCGAGGTGGCGTCCCCGTGGCCGCCGAGGTGGCCTCCGCCCTGCACGCACCGCTGGGGGTCGCGGTCTCCCGCAAGATCGGTTCCCCGGGACACCCCGAGTTCGGCATCGGGGCCGTCACCCCCCACGGCCCCGTCGTCTGGGACGAACGCAGCCTCGACTTACTCGGTCTGACCCACGACGATCTGGAACCGGTGGTCGAACGCGAACGCCGGGAAGCGCTTCGCAGACTCGACCTCTACCAGGGGGACCGCGAGCCCGAACGCCTCGAGGGGCGGGACGTGATCGTGGTCGACGACGGGCTCGCCACCGGGGTGACGGCGAGGGCGGCGTTGCGTTCCCTGCGGGAGAGCCGACCTCGCACACTCGTGTTCGCCGCCCCCGTCTGCGCCCCACAGGCGATTCCGGCTCTGCGTGAGGAAGCGGACTCGGTGCTGTGTGTGTCCGAACCGCCGTTCTTCCAAGCCGTCGGCCAGTGGTACTCCGATTTCTCGCAGGTCGACGACGACGAGGTGGTGGCGTTGCTCGACCGGTACGCGGGAGGTACCGATCGGTACTCCGGAGGCGGACGATGA
- a CDS encoding dienelactone hydrolase family protein has product MTVSFGVAAGPAALSGDLTVPADAFGVVAFAHGSGSSRRSPRNIAVARSLQDRRLATLLFDLLTTDESRYDAATGRLRFDIDLLSDRLVTAVDQLRQDTTTRDLPIGLFGASTGAAAALVAASRRPDVVRAVVSRGGRPDLAGAALAEVECPTLLIVGGQDTQVLHLNEQAAQRVLGPVELTVVPHATHLFEEPGALEQVADLAGTWFTRHLS; this is encoded by the coding sequence ATGACCGTTTCGTTCGGTGTCGCGGCGGGTCCGGCTGCGCTGTCGGGTGATCTCACCGTCCCCGCCGACGCGTTCGGGGTGGTGGCGTTCGCCCACGGGTCCGGCAGCTCCCGACGCAGCCCACGCAACATCGCGGTGGCCCGCAGCCTCCAGGACCGACGTCTTGCGACGTTGTTGTTCGATCTGCTCACCACCGACGAGAGTCGGTACGACGCCGCGACCGGACGTCTGCGGTTCGACATCGACCTGCTCTCCGACCGGCTCGTCACAGCCGTGGACCAACTGCGGCAGGACACCACGACCCGCGATCTGCCGATCGGGCTCTTCGGCGCGAGCACCGGGGCGGCAGCGGCGCTCGTGGCGGCGTCCCGCAGGCCTGACGTCGTCCGGGCGGTCGTCTCCCGAGGCGGACGTCCCGACCTCGCGGGTGCCGCACTGGCCGAGGTGGAATGCCCGACCCTGTTGATCGTGGGCGGGCAGGACACGCAGGTGCTCCATCTCAACGAGCAGGCCGCACAACGGGTGCTCGGACCGGTCGAACTGACGGTCGTGCCGCACGCGACCCATCTGTTCGAGGAGCCGGGCGCGCTCGAACAGGTCGCCGACCTGGCGGGCACGTGGTTCACCCGGCACCTGAGTTGA